One genomic segment of Clostridium estertheticum subsp. estertheticum includes these proteins:
- a CDS encoding YgiQ family radical SAM protein encodes MVNKQFLPICMNDLKERNISQLDFIIITGDAYIDHPSFGSAIIGRTLEREGFTVGIIAQPDWEGIEDFRSLGKPKFAFIINSGNIDSMVNHYTAAKKKRHDDLYSPGGESGHRPDRAVIVYCNRAREAFKNVPIVIGGIEASLRRFAHYDYWSNKVRRSLLIDAKADLLLYGMGEKTVVEMANLFKYGMSIEKMTSIRGTVYATKDISDLEDYVEVPSFEIVSTDKLAYAESYKLQSLEQDDIRGKTIVQKHNDRYVVQNAPQTSLTQAEMDITYGLPYTRTYHPIYEAKGGIPAIKEVEFSITSHRGCFGSCSFCALTFHQGRVIQNRSQKSIIDEATLLTTLKNFKGYIHDIGGPTANFRHRACKIQEKVGVCRDKQCMFPTPCKNLIIDHTEYLDLLRKVRVIPNIKKVFIRSGIRYDYLIYDKNTKFFEELCEHHISGQLKVAPEHISDKVLDQMGKSKQEVFDRFVKKYNETNKELDKDQFLVPYFMSSHPGCDLTESIKLSEYINEMGYTPEQVQDFYPTPGSLSTTIFYTGVNPFSGAKVYVPTEQKEKNMQRALMQFKNPENYSIVRDALVKAHREDLIGSDKKSLIPSRPTKANNHPKYQGKKHSKFRTPNTEPGHVSEPAPRTFTKPSLKTTSKPNLKTAPKPSKKRTSNLSPRKRQG; translated from the coding sequence ATAGTAAACAAACAATTTTTACCCATTTGCATGAATGATTTAAAAGAAAGAAATATATCTCAATTAGATTTTATAATAATTACAGGGGATGCATATATAGATCATCCATCCTTTGGTAGCGCTATAATTGGAAGAACTCTAGAGCGAGAAGGCTTTACTGTAGGCATTATAGCCCAACCCGATTGGGAGGGTATTGAAGATTTTAGAAGCCTTGGTAAACCTAAATTCGCATTCATTATAAACTCTGGAAATATAGATTCTATGGTTAATCACTATACAGCAGCAAAGAAAAAGAGACATGATGATCTTTATTCTCCAGGTGGTGAATCAGGTCACAGACCAGATAGAGCTGTAATTGTATATTGTAACAGGGCCAGAGAAGCCTTTAAAAATGTTCCAATTGTAATTGGTGGTATAGAGGCAAGTCTTAGACGATTTGCCCACTATGATTACTGGTCCAATAAAGTAAGGCGAAGTTTATTAATCGATGCTAAAGCCGACTTGCTACTTTATGGTATGGGTGAAAAAACTGTAGTTGAAATGGCTAATCTTTTTAAATATGGTATGAGTATAGAAAAAATGACTTCTATTAGAGGCACCGTATATGCTACAAAAGATATTAGTGACCTTGAGGATTATGTAGAAGTTCCTTCTTTCGAAATTGTCTCTACTGATAAACTTGCTTATGCCGAGAGTTACAAATTACAATCATTAGAACAAGATGATATAAGAGGAAAGACTATTGTACAAAAGCATAATGACCGATATGTAGTTCAAAATGCTCCGCAGACATCTTTAACCCAAGCTGAAATGGATATAACTTATGGTCTGCCATACACCAGAACCTACCATCCTATATATGAAGCTAAAGGTGGTATTCCCGCAATAAAAGAAGTTGAATTTTCTATAACAAGCCATAGGGGCTGTTTTGGTAGTTGTTCATTTTGTGCATTAACGTTTCATCAAGGTCGAGTTATACAAAATAGAAGTCAGAAATCTATAATAGACGAAGCTACTCTTTTAACTACCTTAAAGAATTTCAAAGGATACATTCACGATATTGGTGGTCCTACTGCAAATTTTAGACACAGAGCTTGCAAGATTCAAGAAAAAGTAGGTGTATGTCGTGATAAACAATGCATGTTCCCAACTCCATGCAAAAATCTTATTATTGATCACACTGAATACTTAGATTTATTAAGAAAAGTTAGAGTAATCCCGAACATTAAAAAAGTTTTTATTCGTTCTGGAATAAGATACGATTATTTAATATATGATAAAAACACTAAATTTTTTGAAGAATTATGTGAACATCATATTAGCGGACAATTAAAAGTAGCCCCAGAACACATTAGTGACAAAGTACTAGACCAAATGGGAAAATCAAAACAAGAAGTGTTTGATAGGTTTGTCAAAAAATATAACGAAACTAATAAAGAACTAGATAAAGATCAATTTTTGGTTCCATACTTTATGTCAAGCCACCCAGGGTGTGACCTCACAGAATCAATTAAATTATCAGAATATATAAACGAAATGGGTTACACTCCAGAACAAGTTCAAGACTTTTACCCAACACCTGGCAGTTTATCTACTACTATATTTTATACTGGAGTAAATCCTTTCAGTGGCGCAAAAGTTTATGTTCCAACCGAACAAAAAGAAAAAAACATGCAAAGAGCTCTTATGCAATTTAAGAATCCAGAAAACTACAGCATTGTAAGAGATGCTTTAGTAAAAGCTCACAGAGAAGATTTGATTGGTTCTGATAAAAAATCATTAATACCATCAAGACCTACCAAAGCAAATAATCATCCAAAGTATCAAGGGAAGAAACATTCTAAGTTTAGGACACCAAATACAGAACCTGGACATGTTTCTGAGCCTGCTCCTAGAACCTTTACAAAACCTTCTTTAAAAACAACATCAAAACCAAATTTAAAGACTGCTCCGAAGCCGTCTAAAAAACGTACATCAAACCTTAGTCCTAGAAAACGACAAGGCTAA